A section of the Naumovozyma dairenensis CBS 421 chromosome 5, complete genome genome encodes:
- the MOT1 gene encoding DNA-binding ATPase (similar to Saccharomyces cerevisiae MOT1 (YPL082C); ancestral locus Anc_8.555) gives MTSKVSRLDRQVILLETGSTQVVRNVAADQMGDLAKQHPEDILNLLSRVYPFLLSKKWETRVTAARAVGGIVSHAPLWDPNEDDDVLQNINTDKNSNDVPNAKVKIEQDIQLKLEELSGSNAMDFLQDDKELYSLSHWDLHALFKSGKVLLASNMNDFMTNSPNEENQKKQVKLESDNQVKPEQTRAPSTGSKKSARMLAMAKRKKKMNAKNLTSNPVDITESSISKTLMSQNSTNGKSPSPTTLTNPKLDITEQSDPNKIMIESVMTPILEKQERVAGLIWQFQGIYELLLENITSDVWEIRHGAALGLRELMKKHTSSVSRVKGKSKTENESRNKKSLEDLATRLLTVFALDRFGDYVYDTVVAPVRESAAQTLAALLLHLDDDLSSKIFSALRQLVLQDPKVVGLPNKIWEATHGGLLGIRYFVSIRTEFLLSNDLLNDVVDIVLYGLKQTDDDVQSVAAAILTPITDSFVKMEPRKIDTVVTTIWASLTHLDDDLSSSVGSVMDLLANLCKHQEVLDILKSKAIEHPSEWSFKSLVPKLYPFLRHSISSVRKAVLNLLSAFLSIKDDSTKNWLNGKIFRLLFQNILLEQHPDILQLSFNVYTELLSHYKSKHTEKTLDHVFSKHLQPILHLLNTPIGENGKNYSMEAQYILKPSQHYQLHPEKKRSITEATQESSIPPPKYAERINIDAPMIAGDITLLGPEVIINTRVLAAKAFGITLAMFQDSTLQSFFEKVLVRCLELAFATPRLFAAIILTQFCKSWLEYHTEQTQLPPFVSTIFGDILNDQLSFPEKLPTFRELVPCLRALRTQCQSLLTTFVDVGMLSQHKLPGIAIVVQGETEAGPQAFGIATAEKVHNEYYEKMFKAMGNSYKLLAKKPLEDARYRVALGLEATKESMKGRTCSIMSSYAAALLLIKGIPKKLNPIIRALMESVKEEKNKKLQMMAGDAIIHLIDELLKNNKSAVANKIVKNLCGFLCVDTSEVPDFHSNIQYSDRILTLIKEDDSLKIQDDIALKKLAESAQLKRDGGVYTLSKLLQIFGKFTLEQIPQLKDVLFAPLEKLDEIENISPPDEIIGQHIVDSLGVMRAIFLYMDPYLQKTEIFSRFPVFLNSLRSKLSVVRYSTARTFADFAKISPIDVMPFIIREVLPLMNSSGSMADRQGATELIYHLSLSMGTDVLPYLIFLIVPLLGRMSDSNEDIRTIATTTFASIIKLVPLEAGIADPEGLPEDLMAGREKERDFIHQMMDPSKAKPFKLPVAIKATLRKYQQDGINWLAFLNKYGLHGILCDDMGLGKTLQTICIIASDQYLRQEDYEKTHSVETRKLPSLIVCPPSLTGHWENEFEQYSPFLKTIVYAGGPSARIPLRSHLDSADIVITSYDVARNDLQILGKYDYNYCVLDEGHIIKNAQSKLAKAVKQLRANHRLILTGTPIQNNVVELWSLFDFLMPGFLGTEKMFQERFAKPIAASRNSKTSSKEQEAGVLALEALHKQVLPFMLRRLKEDVLSDLPPKIIQDYYCELSDLQKQLYQDFAKKQKNVVVKDVENTAEVESKQHIFQALQYMRKLCNHPALVLSPNHPQLAQVKSYLKQTGLDLHDLINAPKLNALRNLLFECGIGEEDMERKSVPNQYLTGQNVISQHRALIFCQLKDMLDMVENDLFKKYMPSVTYMRLDGSIDPRDRQKVVRKFNEDPSIDCLLLTTKVGGLGLNLTGADTVIFIEHDWNPMNDLQAMDRAHRLGQKKVVNVYRIITKGTLEEKIMGLQKFKMNIASTVVNQQNSGLDSMDTHQLLDLFDTDNVPSQDNEDKTTQGANKPGMEDIANETGLTGKAKEALGDLKELWDPSQYEEEYNLDNFIKTLR, from the coding sequence ATGACTTCTAAAGTATCCAGATTAGATCGACAGGTGATTTTATTGGAGACTGGGTCTACACAAGTGGTCAGAAATGTCGCTGCTGATCAAATGGGTGATTTAGCTAAGCAACACCCGGAAGACATCCtcaatttattatccaGAGTATATCCTTTTCTATTAAGTAAGAAATGGGAAACTAGGGTCACAGCAGCTAGAGCAGTGGGAGGAATCGTATCACATGCTCCGTTATGGGATCCTAATGAAGACGATGATGTTCTCCAGAATATAAATACAGATAAGAATTCTAATGACGTTCCCAATGCGAAAGTAAAAATTGAGCAAGACATACAACTGAAATTGGAAGAGCTTTCAGGTTCAAACGCTATGGACTTTCTTcaagatgataaagaacTGTACTCGTTATCACACTGGGATCTTCATGCTCTCTTCAAATCAGGCAAAGTTCTATTAGCATCTAACATGAATGATTTTATGACCAATAGTCccaatgaagaaaatcaaaagaaacaagTAAAATTAGAATCAGATAATCAAGTGAAACCAGAACAAACACGAGCACCATCAACAGGTTCCAAGAAATCGGCAAGAATGTTGGCAATGgcaaaaagaaagaagaaaatgaatgCTAAGAATTTAACGAGTAATCCTGTAGACATAACTGAAAGTTCGATATCGAAGACCTTAATGTCTCAAAATTCAACGAATGGGAAGTCTCCTTCACCAACAACTCTAACGAATCCAAAATTAGATATAACTGAACAATCTGATCCAAATAAAATCATGATAGAATCTGTAATGACTCCAATATTAGAGAAACAAGAAAGAGTAGCAGGTCTCATTTGGCAGTTCCAAGGAATATATGAACTActattagaaaatataaCTAGTGACGTTTGGGAAATTAGACATGGTGCAGCACTTGGTTTACGtgaattaatgaaaaaacaTACATCTAGTGTAAGTAGAGTGAAAGGAAAAAGTAAGACTGAAAATGAATccagaaataaaaaaagtcTAGAAGATTTAGCTACTAGATTATTAACTGTTTTCGCCTTAGATAGATTTGGCGATTACGTATACGATACCGTAGTGGCACCAGTTAGAGAATCTGCAGCTCAAACTTTGGCAGCATTATTACTTCATCTCGATGATGATCTATCTTCCAAAATATTCTCCGCATTAAGGCAACTAGTATTGCAGGACCCTAAGGTTGTAGGTCTGCCGAACAAGATATGGGAAGCAACCCATGGTGGTTTATTAGGTATACGTTATTTTGTTAGTATTAGAACTGAATTCTTATTGAGTAACGATCTATTAAACGATGTAGTGGATATTGTCCTATACGGTCTTAAACAGacagatgatgatgttcAAAGTGTTGCAGCAGCAATTCTCACCCCAATAACTGATTCTTTCGTCAAAATGGAACCAAGAAAGATAGACACAGTGGTAACAACAATATGGGCGTCATTAACACatttagatgatgatttatctTCAAGTGTTGGTTCAGTAATGGATTTATTAGCAAACCTTTGTAAGCATCAAGAAGTATTAGATATACTGAAGAGTAAAGCTATAGAACATCCTTCTGAATGGTCATTCAAATCTTTAGTCCCCAAATTGTATCCATTTCTACGCCATTCAATTTCCTCCGTTAGAAAAGCTGtattaaatcttttaaGTGCATTTTTATCCATAAAAGATGATTCTACCAAGAACTGGTTAAATGGTAAAATATTTCGATTGCTGTTCCAAAATATCTTATTGGAACAACATCCAGATATCCTTCAACTTTCCTTTAATGTCTATACTGAACTTCTGTCTCACTACAAGTCAAAGCATACAGAAAAGACTTTGGATCACGTGTTCAGTAAACATCTACAACCTATCTTACATCTATTAAATACACCAATTGGTGAAAATGGGAAGAACTATAGTATGGAAGCacaatatattttgaaacCGTCCCAACATTACCAATTACATCCTGAGAAGAAGAGATCGATAACGGAAGCTACTCAAGAATCGAGCATACCGCCTCCAAAATATGCAGAAAGGATTAATATTGACGCTCCAATGATCGCTGGTGATATTACGCTATTAGGCCCGGAAGTTATTATAAACACAAGAGTCTTGGCTGCCAAAGCCTTTGGTATAACGTTAGCCATGTTTCAAGACTCAACATTACaatcattttttgaaaaagtcCTAGTTCGTTGTCTAGAATTAGCATTTGCTACTCCAAGACTATTTGCAGCCATCATATTAACACAATTTTGTAAGAGTTGGTTGGAATATCATACAGAACAAACGCAACTCCCGCCCTTCGTATCAACGATATTTGGAGATATTCTAAATGATCAATTATCTTTTCCAGAAAAACTACCTACATTCCGTGAATTAGTTCCATGCTTAAGAGCGTTAAGGACACAATGTCAAAGTCTTTTAACAACATTTGTCGATGTCGGTATGCTTTCACAACATAAATTACCTGGGATTGCCATTGTTGTTCAAGGTGAAACAGAAGCTGGACCACAAGCATTTGGGATCGCAACTGCTGAAAAGGTTCATAACGAATATTATGAGAAAATGTTTAAAGCTATGGGTAATTCTTATAAATTATTGGCCAAGAAACCGTTAGAAGATGCACGTTATCGAGTAGCATTAGGTTTGGAGGCAACAAAGGAATCCATGAAAGGTCGTACATGCTCCATCATGTCTTCTTACGCAGCAGCTCTTCTGCTGATTAAAGGAATACCGAAGAAATTGAACCCTATCATTAGAGCATTGATGGAAAGTgtaaaagaagagaaaaataaaaagctACAAATGATGGCTGGTGATGCGATTATCcatttaattgatgaactgctaaaaaataataagagtGCTGTTGCCAATAAGATAGTAAAGAATCTCTGCGGCTTTTTATGTGTCGATACATCTGAAGTTCCAGATTTTCATTCGAATATTCAATATAGCGATAGAATATTGACATTGataaaagaagatgattcACTGAAAATCCAGGATGACATTGCACTGAAGAAGTTAGCGGAAAGTGCACAATTGAAACGAGATGGTGGGGTATATACTTTGAGCAAACTTTTGCAAAtctttggaaaattcaCTTTGGAGCAGATCCCGCAATTGAAAGATGTCTTATTTGCACCCTTGGAAAAACTTGATGagattgaaaatatttctcCACCGGATGAGATAATTGGCCAACACATTGTGGATTCCTTGGGTGTGATGAGAGCAATATTTCTCTATATGGACCCTTACTTACAAAAGACAGAAATATTCTCACGTTTCCCAGTTTTCTTAAATTCTTTACGTTCGAAACTGTCGGTTGTACGTTACTCTACTGCAAGGACTTTTGCTGACTTTGCTAAGATATCGCCTATTGACGTTATGCCATTCATAATAAGAGAAGTACTTCCATTGATGAACAGTTCTGGATCAATGGCCGATCGCCAAGGTGCCACTGAGTTAATTTACCATCTATCTTTATCTATGGGAACGGATGTTTTACcatatttgatatttttgatcGTACCTCTTCTTGGACGTATGAGTGATTCGAATGAAGACATTAGAACTATAGCCACTACCACATTTGCCTCCATCATTAAATTAGTTCCATTAGAAGCAGGTATTGCTGATCCAGAAGGTCTACCGGAAGATTTGATGGCTGGTCGTGAAAAAGAACGTGACTTTATTCACCAAATGATGGATCCTTCAAAAGCAAAACCTTTCAAACTTCCTGTTGCGATTAAAGCTACGTTAAGAAAATACCAGCAAGATGGTATTAATTGGTTAGCCTTTTTAAACAAGTATGGTTTACATGGTATTCTTTGTGATGATATGGGTCTTGGGAAGACATTGCAAACAATTTGTATTATAGCAAGTGATCAATATTTGAGACAAGAGGACTACGAAAAGACTCATTCCGTTGAAACCAGGAAACTTCCATCATTAATTGTTTGTCCCCCATCTTTAACTGGTCACTGggaaaatgaatttgaacAATATTCTCCATTCTTGAAAACCATCGTTTATGCAGGTGGGCCTTCTGCTAGAATTCCACTAAGGAGCCACTTAGATTCTGCCGATATTGTTATCACATCCTATGATGTTGCAAGAAATGATTTACAAATTTTAGGAAAATATGATTATAATTACTGTGTTTTAGATGAGGGccatattatcaaaaatgCACAATCAAAGTTGGCCAAAGCTGTAAAGCAATTACGTGCCAACCACAGGCTAATTTTGACTGGTACTCCTATCCAAAATAATGTGGTTGAATTGTGGTCATTGTTCGATTTCTTAATGCCAGGTTTCTTGGGTACTGAAAAGATGTTCCAAGAAAGATTTGCTAAACCTATTGCCGCATCAAGAAATAGTAAGACATCATCCAAGGAACAAGAAGCTGGTGTTTTAGCATTAGAAGCATTACATAAACAAGTTTTACCTTTTATGTTGAGAAGACTAAAAGAAGATGTTCTTTCAGATCTACCaccaaaaattattcaagattACTATTGTGAATTAAGTGATTTACAGAAACAGTTATATCAAGATTTTGccaagaaacaaaagaatGTGGTTGTTAAGGATGTGGAAAATACTGCTGAAGTAGAGAGTAAACAACATATCTTTCAAGCCCTTCAATATATGAGAAAATTATGTAATCATCCTGCTTTAGTCCTTTCCCCTAACCATCCTCAACTGGCACAGGTTAAAAGTTATTTGAAGCAAACTGGGTTAGACCTAcatgatttaataaatgCACCGAAATTAAATGCATTGCGGAACTTGTTATTCGAATGTGGTATtggtgaagaagatatgGAAAGGAAATCAGTTCCAAACCAATACTTAACTGGTCAGAACGTTATATCACAACATAGAGCACTTATATTTTGCCAATTGAAGGATATGCTAGATATGGTCGAGAATGATCTgtttaagaaatatatgCCATCTGTAACGTACATGAGATTGGATGGTAGCATTGATCCTCGTGATAGACAAAAGGTGGTCAGAAAGTTTAATGAAGATCCATCGATCGATTGTCTACTTTTAACGACAAAAGTTGGTGGTCTAGGTTTGAATTTAACTGGTGCAGATACTGTTATATTTATCGAGCATGATTGGAATCCAATGAATGATTTACAAGCTATGGATCGTGCCCATAGATTGGGTCAAAAGAAAGTTGTTAATGTATATCGAATTATCACTAAAGGAACATTAGAAGAGAAGATTATGGGTCTacaaaaattcaagatgAATATTGCCTCAACAGTCGTTAACCAACAGAACAGTGGCTTAGATTCAATGGATACTCATCAATTATTAGACCTTTTCGATACTGATAATGTACCATCACAAGACAATGAGGACAAAACGACACAAGGTGCTAATAAGCCAGGAATGGAAGATATAGCTAACGAGACTGGTTTAACTGGTAAAGCAAAGGAAGCTTTAGGAGACCTCAAAGAATTATGGGATCCTTCTCAGtacgaagaagaatataacttggacaattttattaaaacTTTACGTTAA
- the RPS9A gene encoding 40S ribosomal protein uS4 (similar to Saccharomyces cerevisiae RPS9B (YBR189W) and RPS9A (YPL081W); ancestral locus Anc_8.554): MPRAPRTYSKTYSTPKRPYESSRLDAELKLAGEFGLKNKREIYRISFQLSKIRRAARDLLTRDEKDPKRLFEGNALIRRLVRVGVLSEDKKKLDYVLALKIEDFLERRLQTQVYKLGLAKSVHHARVLISQRHIAVGKQIVTIPSFMVRLDSEKHIDFASTSPFGGARPGRVARKNSVKKSEGTDDAEAADEE, from the exons ATGCCAA GAGCTCCAAGAACTTACTCTAAAACTTACTCTACTCCAAAGAGACCTTACGAATCATCTCGTTTAGATGCCGAATTAAAATTAGCAGGTGAATTTGGTTTAAAGAACAAGAGAGAAATTTACagaatttcttttcaactATCTAAAATTCGTCGTGCTGCTAGAGATTTATTGACAAGAGATGAAAAGGATCCAAAAAGATTATTCGAAGGTAATGCCTTAATCAGAAGACTAGTGAGAGTTGGTGTTCTATCTGAagataaaaagaaattagatTATGTCTTGGCTTTGAAGATTGAAGATTTCTTAGAAAGAAGATTACAAACTCAAGTTTATAAATTGGGTTTAGCTAAGTCTGTTCACCATGCTAGAGTTTTGATCTCTCAAAGACACATTGCTGTTGGTAAGCAAATCGTTACTATTCCTTCCTTCATGGTTCGATTGGACTCTGAAAAACATATTGATTTCGCATCTACCTCTCCATTTGGTGGTGCAAGACCAGGTAGAGTTGCCAGAAAGAACTCTGTTAAGAAATCTGAAGGTACTGACGATGCTGAAGCCGCTGATGAGGAATAA
- the RPL21B gene encoding 60S ribosomal protein eL21 (similar to Saccharomyces cerevisiae RPL21A (YBR191W) and RPL21B (YPL079W); ancestral locus Anc_8.553), which produces MGKSHGYRSRTRYMFQRDFRKHGAIALSTYLKVYKVGDIVDIKANGSIQKGMPHKFYQGKTGVVYNVTKSSVGVIINKMVGNRYLEKRLNLRIEHIKHSKCRQEFLDRVKSNAAKRVEAKAKGEAVQLKRQPAQPREARVVSTEGNVPQTLAPVPYETFI; this is translated from the exons ATGGGTAAATC ACACGGTTACAGATCTCGTACTCGTTACATGTTCCAACGTGACTTTAGAAAGCACGGTGCCATTGCTTTGTCTACCTACTTGAAGGTCTACAAGGTTGGTGACATTGTTGACATCAAGGCCAATGGTTCTATCCAAAAGGGTATGCCACACAAGTTCTACCAAGGTAAGACTGGTGTTGTTTACAACGTTACCAAGTCCTCCGTTGGTGTTATCATCAACAAGATGGTCGGTAACAGATACTTGGAAAAGAGATTGAACTTGAGAATTGAACATATCAAGCACTCCAAGTGTAGACAAGAATTTTTGGACAGAGTTAAGAGTAACGCTGCCAAGAGAGTTGAAGCTAAGGCTAAAGGTGAAGCTGTTCAATTAAAGAGACAACCAGCTCAACCAAGAGAAGCTCGTGTCGTCTCCACTGAAGGTAATGTTCCTCAAACTTTGGCTCCAGTTCCATACGAAAccttcatttaa
- the ATP4 gene encoding F1F0 ATP synthase subunit 4 (similar to Saccharomyces cerevisiae ATP4 (YPL078C); ancestral locus Anc_8.549), with protein sequence MNCSSLALKASARPLFTHGIRRLPIYSSIRYNSSSSTPTPQKDPKTQAQSLINALPGSNVLSKTGILATSVAATVYAISNELYVINDESILLATFLTFTALSAKFLAPMYNEFAEARLKKVSDILNASRGRHVDAIKERINMVSELQNVTETTKVLFDVSKETIELEAKNFELKQKVDLANQAKSVLDSWVRHETALRQLQQKQLTSSLLSKVESQLNDPKFQDKVLQQSISDVERLFTNLK encoded by the coding sequence atgaATTGTTCCTCATTAGCATTAAAGGCGAGTGCCAGACCTTTGTTCACCCACGGGATCCGCCGTCTACCCATCTATTCAAGCATTCGTTATAACTCAAGCTCATCTACACCAACCCCTCAAAAAGACCCAAAAACACAAGCGCAATCATTAATCAATGCTCTACCGGGAAGTAATGTTCTTTCTAAGACCGGAATTTTGGCCACTTCTGTGGCAGCTACAGTATATGCAATTTCTAATGAATTGTATGTGATCAATGATGAGAGTATTTTATTGGCAACTTTTCTTACATTCACTGCTTTAAGTGCTAAATTTTTAGCTCCAATGTATAATGAGTTTGCAGAAGCAAGATTAAAGAAAGTTTCTGACATACTAAATGCATCAAGAGGTAGACATGTTGATGCAATTAAGGAGAGAATCAATATGGTTTctgaattacaaaatgttACAGAAACGACAAAAGTTCTATTTGATGTTTCCAAGGAAACTATTGAATTAGAAGCCAAGAATTTCGAGTTGAAACAGAAAGTAGATTTGGCAAACCAAGCTAAGTCAGTTTTGGATTCTTGGGTTAGACATGAAACTGCTCTCCGTcaattacaacaaaaaCAGTTGACATCTTCGCTTTTGAGTAAAGTTGAATCACAATTAAATGATCCTAAGTTCCAAGATAAAGTGTTGCAACAATCCATTTCAGATGTCGAAAGATTATTCACTAACCTTAAGTAA
- the NDAI0E02780 gene encoding uncharacterized protein (similar to Saccharomyces cerevisiae YBR197C and YPL077C; ancestral locus Anc_8.546): MDDLTRITSVRRQKTQEDPDEDYEENHSIREIPRTIPNIDVYMQSKLNASKQGRTVSTVQNPFFKTRSNAFSEPSDDVSKFDTYYSDVDNLHDTVNENGPNNIFKDYVKKNSGYAQITNIDKPIRLESKPKVDNQDKLWEELDALNDVRKTAQQNDLYGGFSDEFRDSIQKIRQAHSKLIQFLREKNAKLEEKQRREVAAAGVMGTVGSTSDSGSSNLRPSPTKAAAEDGLSAIGATVDPEEGKYTEQLVSTIRALHP, translated from the coding sequence atggatGACTTGACACGAATAACTTCTGTGAGAAGGCAGAAAACACAGGAAGACCCTGATGAAGACTACGAAGAAAACCATAGTATAAGGGAGATACCGAGAACGATACCTAATATTGATGTTTATATGCAATCTAAGCTCAATGCGTCTAAGCAAGGTAGGACTGTAAGTACTGTACAAaatccatttttcaaaacaagAAGTAACGCATTTAGTGAGCCAAGTGATGATGTAAGTAAATTTGATACATATTACAGTGATGTTGATAATTTGCATGATACAGTTAACGAAAACGGTCCAaacaatatctttaaagatTATGTGAAAAAGAATAGTGGGTATGCACAGATCACTAATATTGATAAGCCAATCAGACTAGAAAGTAAGCCTAAAGTCGATAATCAGGATAAATTATGGGAAGAATTGGATGCATTGAATGATGTTCGAAAGACAGCACAGCAAAACGATCTATATGGCGGATTTTCTGATGAATTTAGAGATAGTATACAGAAAATAAGACAAGCACACAGCAAACTGATACAATTTCTTCGCGAGAAGAATGctaaattagaagaaaagCAGAGAAGGGAGGTTGCTGCTGCTGGAGTAATGGGTACGGTAGGATCTACATCTGATAGCGGTAGTAGTAACTTGCGGCCCAGCCCAACAAAAGCTGCAGCTGAGGATGGACTCAGCGCTATTGGAGCTACCGTTGACCCAGAAGAGGGTAAATACACAGAGCAACTGGTTTCAACTATCAGGGCACTACATCcttga
- the GPI2 gene encoding phosphatidylinositol N-acetylglucosaminyltransferase (similar to Saccharomyces cerevisiae GPI2 (YPL076W); ancestral locus Anc_8.545) yields MPEEESQLKKPWTRLLWLKQDYPDNYTDPTFLKFMENLRERKSKPKDYILKKDDYEKIRLNFLGFYHILLNTCFIFICFTYIYEYKANPVPLTGCVSFLLLCLSISNRFQTNELSALLNFKSSIILIFIMLTVSPILKSLSKTTASDSIWTLSFWLTIFYTFAIASTSLQNREKKTNEIRRPSNLSTNILLANVSVLASRLSSTTDVFCFLTLCIELNIILPSILKSGWNFTSLTISNLIVYVFLNISLGLSYTLLILAFSLFYLVVLPRWFFYWRVHYHRDDVEILTIWDPKTPIVDL; encoded by the coding sequence ATGCCGGAAGAAGAATCGCAATTAAAGAAACCTTGGACTAGGTTATTATGGTTGAAACAAGATTATCCAGATAACTATACAGATCCTAcgtttttgaaatttatggAAAATCTACGAGAACGAAAATCCAAACCAaaagattatattttaaaaaaggATGATTATGAAAAGATACGATTGAACTTCCTAGGGTTTTACCATATATTATTGAACAcatgttttattttcatatgTTTTACGTACATTTATGAATACAAAGCAAATCCTGTACCATTAACAGGCTGTGTCTCTTTTCTGCTGCTCTGTCTTTCCATTTCGAACAGATTCCAGACAAATGAATTATCGGCACTATTAAACTTCAAATCATCCatcatattaatatttatcatGCTTACAGTATCTCCCATTTTGAAGTCACTTTCTAAGACAACAGCGTCAGACTCCATTTGGACTTTATCGTTTTGGTTAACAATATTTTATACATTTGCCATTGCTTCCACAAGCCTCCAAAATCgtgaaaagaaaactaaTGAAATTAGGAGACCATCTAATTTATCTACAAACATCCTATTGGCTAATGTGAGTGTCCTCGCTTCGAGGTTGTCCTCCACCACAGATGTCTTTTGCTTTCTAACTCTCTGTATTGAATTGAACATCATCTTGCCTAGCATTTTAAAATCAGGATGGAACTTCACTAGTTTGacaatttccaatttgatTGTTTATGtgtttttaaatatttctttggGCCTTTCCTACACTCTATTAATTTTGGCATTCTCACTCTTTTATTTGGTTGTATTACCGCGATGGTTTTTCTATTGGAGAGTTCATTACCATAGGGATGATGTTGAAATTTTGACCATATGGGACCCGAAAACACCAATTGTCGATTTATGA